CAGCAACAGCCACAATAGCCAGCGGCAATCCACCACATTTCTTTAAGATGTTCCTACAAATGTTCTCCAAGTTTGAAGGGCATGAATTACCATGAAATGCCTTTTAACGAAAAAGAACCCAAGACTCTTCTGCAGACAATGCCTTCAACTCATGAACATAGCCATTGGTCTCTATGCTAGAAAAGTAAGCTACATTGAAAAGACGTGTTGTGAGGATAACAAGACTTCCATTATTTACATCAGGCAAAGCATATCTGATAGCttcctgatacgctcaaattacacctattaatggcgtaaagcggacgttgtcaaatatagtaacccaacaaggttggggtcgaatcccacagggaatatggagagaaaagagtactaatcgtatgcgataccaatctttaaatgctttaatcctattccggatagtttgaattgattgttgaataatgtaattgaatactttgacttagaatgtaattaatatgagagagagactaaggttgtgttttccaatttgattagatattatgcttcggatatcaatgtgatatacttctaatggttgttctaagaatatgcacttgatctcttaaagacttcttaatgtttcccaacagttaagcagtatttcctctttatgattcttccgaatataaaagagttacaatcgaagagcgaccaataatgtcaatttagacttattcttattcctaagttagtctattaaacaagggttaacgcttcgagtcattgttattcaatcttaccaatattgactctctttcccaagaaaaatcaatataatggcttcggctaatgcttgcaatcattacccaacgttacaacacaaagatagaataaataacaacaaccattatgcatatatcaataatagaaacccattcacataatacccatcatgggattcacaaccttagaattgaaattagctactcataatgtttcttgacagaaaaagcttaaagattaacataatacacttacaatactaatacaagatggaatgagagtgaagttgttgccttaaatgctccaatcacttcaagattaaaaatctagggtttatgcctctaaaataaaatctgaataatgaattaaaaccctacattatgtatttatagagccaaaaatcgcgccaagtttctggacaaaaatgcccttacgccgcattgttacggaccgtaactcaggttacggtccgtccttcatttcgtcatttgaccacttcgacgttacggccaccatgcgacgaaccgtaccctgtgttacggtccgtccttctgaagcgtaagtggtgacaattacttggcaactctctggaattttggatgatgttacggtgaagggttacggaccgtaacatgagttacggaccgtaacactaaaccgtaacactgaagattttattgaaactctctggaaatttagctcatgttacggtgacatgttacggaccgtaacatgagttacggaacgtaacacttcaccgtaacactgatggtttcaatgaaactttctggaaattcaggccttgttacggttcaaaggtacgaaccgtaacatgagttacggacaccgttacggtccgtaacatgagttacggaccgtcgcttagctcaaatttgtccgtttttccagcattacttctcatttccgatccttagttaataaaccctataaaacacaaaaataacataagaaacaatataaaaacacttaaaatcaagcaatatttctagttacaaaggcataaaatgtgccaaaattcacggcacatcacttCCCAAGCTTGAATGGACCAGACATCATCAAAAACTAGCAAATACATTCTCGATTGCAGGAATACTTTTGCTATTGCTTTTAGCCTATTACTGCTCATGTTGCTTAGACCTTCAGGTGCAGGCTGCTTCACTTTGTCGTAGAGCTATTGAATCATGTCTTTTAAAACTTCCTCAACCTTGAAGGACTGGGAAACTGTTATCCAAGCAAGGCTATCGAAGTTTTTATTGACTGCTGCATCCTCACACACTTTCTTAACCAGGGTGGTCTTTCCTGAACCTCCCATTCCTACCACCGAAACCACTTTAAGTCTAGGATCATCCTCCACGAGCCAACCAATTAGTTGCTGTCTGGGATTTTCAATGCCCATGAGCTCAGCTTCTTccagcaacaacgcatcgcctcTGCGATCATTTGCAGTATCGTAGGCATGGTTATAACTTGAACCTTGCTCCGGGACATAAAATTTGTAACGGTACCTTTGATGGCCCTCTGCAATATTGCAGACTTTTGATCTGATGGCTTGGATTTCAAAGACAAGTTTATGGCGGGATTTGATGTTTCTGATTGAGAAAACCAATTTAGCAATGAAACAACAAGATCCATGGAAGTGATGATCATATGACAAGACAATGGACTCGTCAAGAACATCCTCAATGTCATGGGCGACATCTCTCACTTGCCCAACCCAGACTTTGACCTCTGCATCTCCTTCCTCTAAAGCATCTGCCACACCAAGAAAGGCTATCATTCTCTCCAATTCATCTTTGATATACTGGATATCGTCCTTGACTCCCTGAAGCAGTATTGTTTCTTCTGCTAATAAATTTGTGATTTTGTCAAGTACAAAAAGGACAACAGAGTTTGCCATCTCCACCTGATCTTCTCAAGTGTCTATGCTCATTGGTTTTTGTAATCAAAATAAGAACAGGCCCATCTTCCTTGTAATTCTTTtgaagaggcaagaatcaaaacCAAACAAGTCAAGCTAGGAATATTTTATATTGTCGTCCCCTGATCAGTCTAGAGTTCTTCGTGTCCCAAAAAAGAGAAACTCAGTGGAACATTTATTGATTTGTGtgtcatttttgtcattttcaaaaggaaaaaggaatccAGTGCCATATTCTTACCGACGTTAATTGGGTTATTTCAacatcaaatgaaaaaaaaaagtcaagaTAAGGGGACGAAATAACCTGTAAAGCATATATAGCTGATTAAAAACTAAAATAAAGTTCGAAAAAGACAAAAATAAGATTTATCCTTAAAGCATCTCCCTTTACTTGTGAATGAGTCAACAGAATCTACACAAAAGCTTTTATGGATAACGTGGATGAAATCATTAAGAAAACTTCTCAACTAAAGTAAGGATTCAAATTTATCTTCCATAGATAAGAAAAATTGGTTTACCAACAAAATACAAATAAAAAATGAATCTCTAGCTCTCGCCTTGCTTTCAAATAAAATTTTACTCTAAAAGGTAGTTGGGTGTATAAAGTATCTCACGTTAGCAGGGTTAGGGGAAAGTCCTACCCTAATGCAAGTATAGTGGCTGATTTCACAGCTTGAATCCGTGATCTATGGGTCGCACAGAGAAAAAATAATGTAATCAAAATTTCatctcctaatattttttttctatGAAAGCAAATCCCTTTTTTCTCACTCTTTTGATGATTTATGAATTTGAATCCATTTTATTTATGCTAGTGATAGACGGAAAGGGAACCAACTCGTTCGTTGATCCTAGTAGAGGACGAATTAAGGCCTGAAGTTGGTTCATCGAGCAAGAGGAAAAAGACAAGTTCTCGCAAATAAATTCCAGCAAAATCCAATGTTTGACCCTGTGCTTTATTTATGGTCATAGCAAAACATAATCGTATAGGAAATTGCGTCCTTTTGAAAGGAACGGGCATTTTTTCATCTTGAGATGCTATTAATGGTATTCTTGGGATAAGGACGTGTGTATCTTTGAAGTCACCGGATGAAATCTTAACACTTATAACATGTGGCTTGAAGTTGCAGCAAGTCAACCGTGTATCGTTACATAAGCCCTCACATGGATTTAGATTTCGTAATAATATAATCCGACAATTATCTTTCAAAGATAACTTATATGGTGGCAAACCAGAAGGGTTAAGAGTATGTAATAGGTCATCAAACTGTGCATGATCATTAGGTTCAATAGTTTCATCAATACCAACGAACGTTTTTGATGTTCCTGGAAATTTAGCTATAAGCATGTCATTTATTTCGTTTACGAAATCTTTTTTTCTTGTTAGAATGACACGAGAATTTGAGGAAGATGATATTGAGAAAAATGTATGCATATTTGGATACATTATTATGAAAAATTTATCTAAAGATTCTCTTTCAGTTGTAAAGGGAATAATGAAAGAATCTGGAATTTCAATCTTATCTCTAGAATTGACTTTTTCCTGTCCATTTCCAATTCTCATTAAATAATCACAGAATCGAGGATCAGCTTTTGCTCTCATATTTTCGGATAGGGAAATCTTTCAAGTTCTTCCCAAATGTCAGAATATAATAACTTTcattaatgattttttttttttcgtttcgcACAACAGGAAGCGTTTGTCTGAAATCACCTCCAAAAACCACAGCTTTTCCAACCAAAATGTATGTTTGTAACCACGAGGTCTTTCAATAGAAAATCAAAAgcttcaatcaattttttttttggccattGACACTGttacgacccgtttggtcattttttaatacatatacttttatcattcttccacaatttcttcattagcccttattcaacaccaaccaacctttaaatttctcccaattcacccattttctttgtttaagcactactctttttaaaagtcacacaagttagaagggaaactttttcgctacatttttttctgtctttttcagatttctttcttttctcttttttttttcctttcaattcccaactaacaagTGAATTAGTTCCGTTCATTCGGCGCtcccattgtcttcctagattacaattaacaaccatttcccctctttatttcacatcccaactcccattatacatgtaaatgat
The sequence above is a segment of the Lycium barbarum isolate Lr01 chromosome 6, ASM1917538v2, whole genome shotgun sequence genome. Coding sequences within it:
- the LOC132644281 gene encoding putative disease resistance protein At1g50180, whose translation is MANSVVLFVLDKITNLLAEETILLQGVKDDIQYIKDELERMIAFLGVADALEEGDAEVKVWVGQVRDVAHDIEDVLDESIVLSYDHHFHGSCCFIAKLVFSIRNIKSRHKLVFEIQAIRSKVCNIAEGHQRYRYKFYVPEQGSSYNHAYDTANDRRGDALLLEEAELMGIENPRQQLIGWLVEDDPRLKVVSVVGMGGSGKTTLVKKVCEDAAVNKNFDSLAWITVSQSFKVEEVLKDMIQ